A section of the Corynebacterium tuberculostearicum genome encodes:
- a CDS encoding alpha-(1->3)-arabinofuranosyltransferase domain-containing protein, giving the protein MRTLRGRLARPYPLGILALALILLVQPWGLTAADTKHDLAADPLHFLRGALSAYTDTFTLGQLQNQAYGYLFPQGPFFVLTQPLPDWVAQRLWWLLVLGVGFTGFHKLACKVGLRGWWVWVAAMLYALSPRTLSTLTAISSETWPVMLAPWVILPFLNAKLTWRDVATATIPVALMGAVNATATIAACTPAAVILLYRRAFKPGAAWLLGCLAVSAWWIGPLVVLGRYAPPFTEFIESARVTTRWLNLPEILRGTTSWTPFVDTERVAGYELATESFFVLVTMGIAALGIYGLSKLPRVWSVMLVVGIAVLGCQVAWYLNALDGPLAALRNLHKFDPLVRIPLLLGVARACAHLPLPRNLRPTKRQTVGALTLLLCIAVVSPAWSQRLLPLGAYKEVPSYWHEATDFINTHAADTRTLIYPEASFARQTWGWTRDEPAQPLLDAPWAVRDAIPLVPPEAIRGLDGVMAALKEDPATGVRSLQRLGIGAVMVRHDLFTGEDDALASKFGGEVHRFGDVDVILLNHAGMSLGPTDPVRVAGGGEALALLDAHSTPTTRQLVDHDADIVTDTPTLTDRNYGTLDGPISAPMAADDPSDVNNRLRDYPSAGPLTQVETHGGSVAVSSSAADATAFGGAQPKKSATAAVDGENSTAWWPAPGDDSGWIELRGSFTQPRLKLMATSATTVTVRSGSAAVDVDLQPFRAQEVRVPGGDTESIRVELSHRTGIAELGVEGQTVERVVTVPDTSPDVHQFFFQRMLQDTGVLIRDFTAPRPMRVTVDSTKPVLIDAHRYSPGDSLTLSPGTHRVRTTGPWVSLREKGWQPAGSSEPTGYSIAAADEDRLLVTGRAFNKGLRGYLGEEELTPREIDAATQAFVIPAGHSGDFRMTFSAQPVYRATLLFGGALGLLTLGLCILAATRRPSQPTWRAPRGSAASAVVALGALALTGWPAAVAAVAAWLVVRWTTIPRAYLAPGVVAAAGAILARAPWTSGSYAGDSLLLSCLCAAGVACLFASDRGEDPGRDAQ; this is encoded by the coding sequence GTGCGTACCCTCCGCGGGCGGCTTGCCCGCCCCTACCCGCTGGGGATCCTTGCCCTAGCGCTCATCCTCCTCGTGCAGCCGTGGGGGTTGACGGCCGCCGATACCAAGCATGATCTGGCGGCCGATCCGCTGCACTTTCTCCGCGGGGCACTAAGCGCCTATACGGATACTTTTACCCTGGGGCAGCTGCAGAATCAGGCCTATGGCTACCTCTTTCCCCAGGGACCTTTCTTCGTTTTAACCCAGCCACTACCCGATTGGGTGGCCCAGCGCCTCTGGTGGCTACTGGTCTTGGGCGTCGGCTTCACCGGCTTCCATAAACTCGCTTGCAAGGTGGGCCTGCGTGGCTGGTGGGTCTGGGTGGCGGCGATGCTTTACGCGCTCTCGCCGCGAACTCTTTCGACTCTGACCGCCATTTCTTCTGAGACCTGGCCGGTCATGCTTGCTCCCTGGGTTATCCTGCCCTTCCTCAATGCCAAGCTCACCTGGCGCGATGTCGCCACGGCCACCATCCCCGTAGCGCTAATGGGCGCGGTCAATGCCACCGCGACCATCGCGGCTTGTACCCCGGCCGCAGTAATCCTGCTCTACCGCCGCGCATTCAAGCCCGGCGCGGCCTGGCTCTTAGGGTGCCTGGCGGTATCGGCGTGGTGGATCGGCCCGCTCGTCGTGCTTGGCCGCTATGCCCCGCCGTTTACGGAATTCATCGAATCCGCCCGCGTGACCACGCGCTGGCTCAACTTGCCCGAGATTCTGCGCGGCACCACGAGCTGGACTCCGTTTGTCGATACCGAACGCGTGGCCGGCTATGAGCTAGCCACCGAGTCCTTCTTCGTGCTGGTCACCATGGGCATCGCAGCTTTGGGTATCTACGGGCTTAGCAAGCTGCCGCGCGTGTGGTCCGTCATGCTGGTGGTGGGCATCGCGGTGCTGGGCTGCCAGGTGGCGTGGTACCTCAATGCGCTCGATGGACCGCTGGCCGCGCTGCGCAACCTGCATAAGTTCGATCCGCTGGTGCGCATCCCACTGCTGTTGGGCGTGGCGCGCGCCTGCGCCCATCTTCCACTACCGAGGAACTTGCGCCCCACCAAGAGGCAGACGGTGGGTGCACTGACGCTGCTGTTGTGCATCGCGGTAGTCTCCCCGGCATGGTCGCAGCGCTTGCTGCCGCTGGGTGCCTATAAAGAGGTGCCCTCCTACTGGCACGAGGCCACGGATTTTATCAATACCCATGCCGCCGATACCCGCACGCTTATCTACCCTGAGGCGTCCTTTGCCCGGCAGACCTGGGGATGGACCCGCGACGAGCCGGCTCAGCCACTGCTCGATGCCCCCTGGGCCGTGCGCGATGCCATTCCGCTCGTGCCCCCGGAGGCCATCCGCGGGCTCGACGGTGTCATGGCCGCACTCAAGGAGGACCCGGCCACGGGCGTGCGTTCCCTGCAGCGCCTGGGCATCGGCGCGGTCATGGTGCGCCACGATCTCTTCACCGGCGAGGACGATGCCCTGGCCAGCAAGTTTGGCGGCGAGGTCCATCGCTTCGGCGACGTCGATGTCATCCTACTCAACCACGCCGGCATGTCCTTAGGGCCCACGGACCCAGTGCGCGTGGCCGGCGGCGGGGAAGCCTTGGCGCTTCTCGACGCCCACTCCACCCCCACCACCCGCCAGCTCGTCGATCACGACGCCGATATCGTCACCGATACCCCGACGCTCACGGACCGCAACTACGGCACCCTCGATGGCCCCATCTCCGCGCCCATGGCCGCGGACGATCCCAGCGACGTGAATAACCGCCTGCGCGACTATCCCTCCGCTGGGCCGCTCACCCAGGTGGAAACCCACGGCGGTTCGGTGGCGGTTTCCTCCTCGGCCGCCGATGCCACGGCCTTTGGCGGCGCCCAGCCGAAGAAGTCCGCCACGGCCGCCGTGGACGGGGAAAACTCCACCGCCTGGTGGCCCGCGCCGGGCGATGACTCCGGGTGGATTGAACTGCGCGGCTCTTTCACGCAACCCCGCCTCAAGCTCATGGCCACCAGCGCCACCACGGTAACCGTGCGCTCTGGCAGCGCGGCCGTAGACGTGGACTTACAGCCCTTCCGCGCGCAGGAGGTCCGCGTTCCCGGCGGCGATACCGAGTCCATCCGCGTGGAGCTATCCCACCGCACCGGCATCGCGGAGTTAGGGGTGGAAGGCCAGACGGTCGAGCGCGTGGTGACCGTCCCGGATACCTCCCCTGACGTGCACCAATTCTTCTTCCAGCGCATGCTGCAGGATACCGGCGTGCTCATCCGCGATTTCACGGCGCCGCGCCCCATGCGCGTGACGGTGGATTCCACCAAGCCCGTGCTTATCGACGCCCACCGCTACTCCCCCGGCGACTCCCTCACCCTCAGCCCTGGCACGCACCGCGTGCGCACCACGGGGCCGTGGGTGAGCCTGCGCGAGAAGGGCTGGCAACCAGCAGGCTCTTCCGAGCCCACCGGGTACTCGATTGCAGCCGCTGATGAGGATCGCCTCTTGGTCACCGGTCGCGCCTTCAATAAGGGCCTGCGCGGCTACCTAGGCGAGGAAGAGCTCACCCCGCGCGAGATCGATGCAGCCACCCAAGCTTTTGTCATTCCGGCCGGCCACTCCGGTGACTTCCGCATGACCTTTAGCGCCCAACCGGTTTACCGCGCCACCCTCCTCTTCGGCGGTGCCTTGGGCTTGCTCACCCTCGGCCTGTGCATCCTGGCGGCCACGCGGCGCCCGTCTCAGCCAACTTGGCGCGCGCCACGCGGCAGCGCCGCCTCGGCCGTGGTCGCACTCGGCGCGCTGGCCCTCACCGGCTGGCCGGCCGCGGTCGCGGCCGTTGCCGCTTGGTTGGTGGTGCGCTGGACCACCATCCCTCGCGCCTACCTCGCGCCCGGTGTCGTGGCGGCGGCCGGGGCCATCCTTGCCCGCGCGCCGTGGACATCGGGGTCCTATGCGGGCGATTCACTCCTGCTTAGCTGCTTGTGTGCCGCGGGCGTGGCCTGTCTTTTCGCCTCCGACCGAGGAGAAGATCCCGGCCGGGACGCTCAATGA
- a CDS encoding acyltransferase family protein, with translation MSNQFQVDPGLGASVQPQASVKSVPQHLPELDGLRAVASLGIIVTHVSFQTGTGWGFAGRFDYFVAVFFALSAFLLWRRRGLHTLSGYARSRVARLLPAYYACVVAVMLLLPDAHSLTLTQLLSNLTSTQIYVVDGLAPGLTHLWSLCVEFFFYLALPVLVWLLGALPRRWRVAAIALGAVVSWAWGFVPFVADYTKDQVNSQIWPPAYASWFAVGMLAAECEAAGVSRRVQRVLRPRWAWWLAAAVVLWLASREWFGPQGLVHPEPGEFSRRIIAGAAFAAVVVVPVALAPRDRSWLTSPLMQALGAWSYSIFLWHVAILGLAFPLTGVPLFSAKPLDFWVILAVTVVATVVVSAASYTLIERPGRDLLLGRRRKDRPRPRHTSS, from the coding sequence ATGTCCAATCAGTTTCAGGTCGATCCGGGGTTAGGAGCAAGCGTGCAGCCGCAGGCATCTGTGAAAAGCGTACCCCAGCATCTGCCGGAGCTAGACGGTTTACGCGCGGTCGCCTCCCTTGGAATCATTGTCACCCACGTGTCTTTTCAGACCGGAACCGGGTGGGGGTTTGCCGGGCGCTTTGACTATTTCGTCGCCGTCTTCTTTGCGCTCAGTGCCTTCCTGCTGTGGCGTCGCCGCGGCTTGCACACCTTATCCGGCTATGCGCGCTCGCGCGTGGCCCGCCTATTACCGGCCTATTATGCCTGCGTGGTGGCGGTGATGCTCCTGCTTCCCGACGCCCACTCGCTCACCCTCACCCAACTGCTGAGCAACCTCACCTCTACCCAGATTTATGTGGTGGACGGGCTAGCGCCGGGGCTTACCCACCTGTGGTCGCTATGCGTGGAGTTCTTCTTTTATCTTGCCCTGCCTGTGTTGGTGTGGCTTCTCGGGGCGCTGCCGCGGCGCTGGCGGGTAGCGGCCATCGCGCTGGGCGCCGTTGTTAGCTGGGCCTGGGGCTTTGTTCCCTTTGTAGCCGATTACACCAAGGATCAGGTCAATTCGCAGATCTGGCCGCCGGCGTATGCTTCATGGTTTGCCGTGGGAATGCTGGCCGCGGAATGCGAAGCGGCCGGTGTTAGCCGGCGCGTGCAGCGCGTGCTGCGGCCGCGCTGGGCGTGGTGGCTTGCGGCGGCGGTGGTGCTGTGGCTTGCCAGCCGCGAGTGGTTCGGGCCGCAGGGGCTGGTGCATCCAGAGCCAGGTGAATTTTCCCGCCGGATCATTGCGGGAGCGGCCTTTGCCGCAGTCGTGGTGGTACCGGTAGCGCTCGCCCCACGGGATAGGTCCTGGCTGACCAGCCCGCTCATGCAGGCATTGGGCGCGTGGTCCTATTCCATCTTCTTATGGCATGTGGCCATTCTGGGACTGGCATTTCCGCTTACCGGGGTGCCGCTGTTTAGCGCTAAACCCCTGGACTTTTGGGTGATTCTAGCTGTAACGGTGGTGGCCACCGTGGTGGTCTCGGCCGCGAGCTATACGCTCATTGAGCGTCCCGGCCGGGATCTTCTCCTCGGTCGGAGGCGAAAAGACAGGCCACGCCCGCGGCACACAAGCAGCTAA
- a CDS encoding DUF3068 domain-containing protein has translation MKRYLWPRSPLAWVVIAAVIFLVLGTVVPPLYNNQTRPLAFDQNINTVTAPSAGVWMDAPEFIAGARASSDSKDPQCQEKQAPMWCYLHHDLLTIERNTTTSEVAEDDALANSDSLSRVLAGDTPLAQITEHSVLNRESTYPVAAPKDKWKFVLPALDTGMARTDFERDGINYFFPSGTEQRSYPFFDLATQSSTAVDFTTTEKLDGIPTYSFHHDIQPISLAEMRKSITTEVDTGTGDRQLAAEDFRISGPAKRFYDAESRELLGLDATDRVTVEPFYTIGRDISVEPTTGTMVDLRENIKIFFAADEKQAGTMVANDDTKDRSIFAADLRWSDETRAERLDEVRPVIRTIRALMVVGWAGKAIGVGLLLCAAYMYMRRHREG, from the coding sequence ATGAAACGCTACCTTTGGCCACGCTCGCCACTGGCGTGGGTTGTCATTGCCGCCGTCATTTTCTTGGTGCTGGGGACCGTGGTGCCGCCGCTGTATAACAATCAGACCCGGCCGCTGGCCTTCGACCAAAACATCAACACCGTCACCGCGCCGTCGGCCGGCGTATGGATGGATGCGCCCGAGTTCATCGCCGGGGCCAGAGCCTCCAGCGATAGCAAAGACCCGCAGTGCCAGGAAAAACAGGCACCCATGTGGTGCTACCTGCACCACGACCTGCTTACTATCGAGCGCAATACCACCACCTCTGAGGTGGCAGAAGATGATGCGCTCGCTAACTCCGATTCGCTCTCTCGCGTGCTCGCCGGCGATACTCCCCTTGCCCAAATCACGGAGCATTCCGTGTTGAACCGCGAGTCCACCTACCCGGTTGCCGCGCCAAAGGATAAATGGAAATTTGTCCTACCGGCGCTGGATACCGGCATGGCCCGCACCGACTTCGAGCGCGATGGAATCAACTACTTCTTTCCCTCCGGTACCGAGCAGCGCTCCTATCCGTTTTTCGATCTAGCGACGCAATCCTCCACGGCGGTGGACTTCACCACGACGGAGAAGCTCGACGGTATCCCCACCTATTCTTTCCACCACGATATCCAGCCCATTTCCCTGGCGGAGATGCGCAAAAGCATTACCACCGAGGTCGATACCGGCACCGGGGATAGGCAGCTAGCGGCCGAGGATTTCCGCATCTCCGGGCCGGCGAAGCGGTTCTACGACGCCGAGTCGCGCGAGCTCCTTGGTCTGGATGCTACTGACCGGGTCACGGTGGAGCCCTTCTACACCATCGGCCGCGATATCTCCGTCGAACCCACCACCGGCACCATGGTGGACCTGCGCGAGAACATCAAGATCTTCTTCGCCGCGGACGAAAAGCAAGCCGGCACCATGGTGGCGAATGATGATACGAAGGACCGCTCCATCTTTGCCGCTGATCTGCGCTGGTCCGATGAGACCCGCGCGGAGCGCCTCGATGAGGTGCGCCCAGTCATTCGCACCATTCGCGCCTTGATGGTGGTCGGCTGGGCCGGCAAGGCCATCGGCGTTGGTCTATTGCTTTGTGCCGCCTATATGTACATGCGCCGCCACCGTGAAGGCTAG
- a CDS encoding glycosyltransferase family 4 protein: MKILLLCWRDSTHPQGGGSERYLERVGEYLASQGHEVVFRTSKHMNAAHREVRDSVRYSRGGAKFGVYPRAWAAMLAGRLGLGDLRGVDAVIDTQNGIPFFARLVSGAPTVLLTHHCHREQWPVAGPLLGRLGWFLESRVVPRVYRGAPYVTVSEASRQDLEALGIKGAHIIANGLDPVPDHVPSLEREAEVHLVTLSRLVPHKQIEHAMDTVAQTPGAVLDVIGSGWWEANLRAYAEEHGVSDRVRFRGQVTEDYKHALLARADALLMPSRKEGWGLAVMEAAQHGVPAVGYTFGLRDSVINGKTGILVEREEDFVAATKQLLADAPLRRTLGFNARDFAASFSWEKTGEQFAELLQGLVADTPSTRR; encoded by the coding sequence ATGAAGATTCTTTTACTATGCTGGCGCGATTCCACCCACCCGCAAGGCGGTGGCTCGGAGCGCTACTTGGAGCGCGTGGGCGAATACCTGGCGTCCCAGGGCCACGAGGTGGTCTTTCGCACCTCCAAGCACATGAATGCCGCTCACCGCGAGGTGCGCGACAGCGTGCGCTATAGCCGCGGCGGCGCCAAATTCGGCGTATATCCGCGTGCCTGGGCGGCGATGCTGGCCGGCCGCTTGGGATTGGGAGATCTGCGCGGGGTGGATGCGGTAATCGATACCCAAAACGGAATCCCCTTCTTCGCTCGCCTGGTGTCTGGAGCACCGACGGTGCTGCTTACTCACCATTGCCACCGCGAACAGTGGCCGGTGGCAGGCCCTCTCCTCGGCCGGCTCGGTTGGTTCCTCGAGTCTCGGGTGGTCCCGCGCGTGTATCGCGGCGCTCCCTATGTCACCGTGTCTGAGGCCTCCCGCCAGGATTTAGAGGCGCTGGGCATTAAGGGCGCGCACATCATCGCCAATGGCCTGGACCCGGTTCCGGACCACGTTCCTTCCTTGGAACGAGAGGCCGAGGTGCACCTGGTCACGCTCTCGCGCTTGGTGCCACATAAGCAGATCGAGCATGCCATGGATACGGTGGCACAGACCCCGGGCGCGGTCTTGGACGTCATCGGCTCCGGCTGGTGGGAGGCTAACCTGCGTGCCTACGCCGAGGAGCATGGCGTGAGTGATCGCGTGCGCTTCCGCGGCCAGGTGACCGAGGACTATAAGCACGCCCTGCTCGCCCGCGCCGATGCCTTGCTTATGCCCTCACGCAAAGAGGGGTGGGGTTTGGCAGTAATGGAGGCAGCCCAACATGGGGTACCCGCCGTGGGCTATACATTTGGCCTGCGTGACAGTGTTATCAACGGCAAGACCGGCATCCTGGTAGAGCGCGAAGAGGACTTCGTGGCGGCCACCAAGCAGCTGCTTGCCGACGCCCCTCTTCGCCGCACGCTCGGCTTCAACGCGCGGGATTTTGCCGCTAGCTTCTCCTGGGAGAAGACCGGCGAGCAATTCGCGGAACTGCTGCAAGGGCTAGTAGCGGACACGCCATCCACAAGACGGTAA
- a CDS encoding class I SAM-dependent methyltransferase produces MRHTREMATLRRSFQLLRSFRFEQTHPEIFYGGLAEDTAALVYNLGRDLGVQLAGARVLDVGGGPGYFADAFARRGARYVGLEPDAGEMSAAGIHLSNSVRGDGTNLPFADGSFDVVYSSNVAEHIPNPWDMGEEMLRVTRPGGLTILSYTVWLGPFGGHETGLWEHYIGGEFARDRYTRRHGHPPKNVFGTSLFDVPCSAGLAWAQRTGALQLAFPRYHPSWAWWLTRVPGVREFAVSNLTLVLQK; encoded by the coding sequence ATGAGACATACCCGTGAGATGGCCACGCTGCGCCGCTCCTTTCAGCTGCTGCGTTCCTTCCGCTTTGAGCAGACGCACCCGGAGATTTTCTACGGCGGGCTCGCGGAGGATACAGCCGCGCTGGTGTATAACCTCGGCCGCGACCTGGGCGTGCAGCTTGCTGGGGCACGGGTGCTCGATGTCGGCGGCGGCCCGGGCTATTTTGCGGACGCCTTTGCCCGGCGCGGCGCCCGCTACGTGGGATTGGAGCCGGATGCCGGCGAAATGTCTGCGGCCGGCATCCACTTGAGCAATTCCGTGCGCGGCGATGGCACCAATCTGCCCTTTGCCGATGGCTCCTTTGACGTGGTCTATTCCTCCAACGTGGCCGAGCACATCCCCAATCCCTGGGATATGGGCGAGGAGATGCTGCGCGTGACCCGCCCCGGTGGCCTCACCATCCTAAGCTACACGGTGTGGCTCGGCCCCTTTGGCGGCCACGAAACCGGCCTGTGGGAGCACTACATTGGCGGCGAGTTTGCCCGCGACCGCTATACCCGCCGCCACGGACATCCACCCAAGAATGTCTTTGGCACCTCGCTTTTCGACGTCCCCTGCTCCGCCGGCCTTGCCTGGGCACAGCGCACCGGCGCGCTCCAACTCGCCTTCCCCCGCTACCACCCCAGCTGGGCTTGGTGGCTCACCCGCGTACCAGGGGTGCGGGAGTTTGCGGTGTCTAACCTGACGTTGGTGTTACAAAAGTAG
- a CDS encoding phosphoenolpyruvate carboxykinase (GTP), producing MTATIPGLVGELPTKNEKLIGWISENVELFQPDQVVFVDGSQDEADRLAAELVEKGTLIKLNEEKRPNSYLARSNPSDVARVESRTFICTENEEGAGPTNNWAPPAAMKEEMTEAFRGSMKGRTMYVVPFCMGPISDPEPKLGVQLTDSAYVVLSMRIMTRMGAQALDKIGAEGDFVHALHSVGAPLEPGQEDVAWPCNDTKYITQFPETKEIWSYGSGYGGNAILAKKCYALRIASVMAKEEGWMAEHMLILKLTNPEGKKYHVAAAFPSACGKTNLAMITPTIPGWKAEVVGDDIAWLHLREDGLYAVNPENGFFGVAPGTNYGSNPIAMQTMEPGNTIFTNVALTDDGDVWWEEMSKEAPEHLIDWTGQDWTPSSSTKAAHPNSRYCVPISQCPSAAPEYDDWQGVKIDAILFGGRRKTTVPLVTQAFDWNHGTMIGALLASGQTAAAEGSVGTLRHDPMAMLPFMGYNAGDYLQHWIDMGEKGGDRMPSIFLVNWFRRGDDGRFLWPGFGENSRVLKWIIDRIEGNVEAEETVVGHTARAEDIDLEGIDFDIEDVRAALAVNPKDWEGDMQDNASYLNFLGSRVPSEVWDQFHALKERVENAS from the coding sequence ATGACCGCCACTATCCCAGGGCTCGTCGGAGAGCTGCCGACTAAAAACGAAAAGCTTATCGGCTGGATCAGCGAGAACGTTGAGCTTTTCCAGCCGGACCAGGTGGTCTTTGTAGACGGCTCCCAGGACGAGGCTGACCGTTTGGCCGCAGAGCTGGTGGAAAAGGGCACGCTTATCAAGCTGAATGAGGAAAAACGCCCTAATTCCTACCTGGCTCGCTCCAATCCTTCCGACGTTGCCCGTGTGGAATCCCGCACCTTCATCTGTACCGAGAATGAAGAAGGCGCCGGCCCGACCAATAACTGGGCGCCGCCAGCTGCGATGAAGGAAGAAATGACGGAGGCATTCCGTGGTTCCATGAAGGGCCGCACCATGTACGTGGTTCCCTTCTGCATGGGCCCTATTAGCGATCCGGAACCAAAGCTGGGCGTGCAGCTGACTGACTCCGCCTATGTGGTGCTCTCCATGCGCATCATGACCCGCATGGGTGCGCAAGCCTTGGACAAGATTGGTGCCGAAGGCGATTTCGTCCACGCACTGCACTCCGTGGGTGCCCCGCTGGAGCCGGGCCAGGAAGATGTGGCATGGCCGTGCAATGACACCAAGTACATCACCCAGTTCCCGGAGACCAAGGAAATCTGGTCCTACGGTTCTGGCTACGGCGGCAACGCCATCCTGGCAAAGAAGTGCTACGCGCTGCGCATCGCTTCTGTCATGGCCAAGGAAGAAGGCTGGATGGCTGAGCACATGCTCATCCTGAAGCTCACCAACCCAGAGGGCAAGAAGTACCACGTCGCTGCCGCCTTCCCTTCGGCATGCGGCAAGACCAACCTGGCTATGATTACCCCGACCATTCCGGGCTGGAAGGCCGAGGTCGTCGGTGACGATATTGCCTGGCTGCACCTGCGCGAGGATGGCCTTTACGCAGTCAACCCGGAAAATGGTTTCTTCGGCGTGGCCCCTGGCACCAACTACGGTTCCAACCCGATTGCCATGCAGACCATGGAGCCGGGCAACACCATCTTCACCAACGTTGCGCTTACCGACGACGGCGATGTCTGGTGGGAGGAGATGTCCAAGGAGGCGCCAGAGCACCTCATCGACTGGACCGGTCAGGATTGGACTCCGTCCTCCTCCACCAAGGCTGCGCACCCGAACTCTCGCTACTGCGTGCCGATTTCCCAGTGCCCGAGCGCCGCTCCGGAGTACGACGATTGGCAGGGCGTGAAGATCGACGCCATCCTCTTCGGTGGCCGCCGCAAGACCACCGTTCCGCTGGTAACCCAGGCCTTTGACTGGAACCACGGCACCATGATCGGCGCCCTGCTGGCTTCCGGCCAGACCGCTGCAGCAGAGGGCAGCGTCGGCACCCTGCGCCACGATCCGATGGCTATGCTTCCGTTCATGGGCTACAACGCCGGTGACTACCTGCAGCACTGGATCGATATGGGTGAAAAGGGCGGCGACCGCATGCCGTCTATCTTCCTGGTTAACTGGTTCCGCCGTGGCGACGACGGCCGCTTCCTGTGGCCGGGCTTCGGCGAGAACTCCCGCGTGCTCAAGTGGATCATTGACCGCATTGAGGGCAACGTTGAGGCCGAGGAAACCGTCGTGGGCCACACCGCCCGCGCCGAGGATATCGACCTCGAGGGTATCGACTTTGATATCGAGGACGTTCGCGCCGCTCTTGCCGTCAACCCGAAGGACTGGGAAGGCGATATGCAGGACAACGCCAGCTACCTCAACTTCCTGGGCTCCCGCGTCCCGTCCGAGGTGTGGGACCAGTTCCACGCCCTGAAGGAGCGCGTTGAAAACGCCTCTTAA
- the trmB gene encoding tRNA (guanosine(46)-N7)-methyltransferase TrmB: protein MNNTDNSQNTRAGEMPPGRPPQTDFNAVFNNELDYPRLGNVTFRRGTLTENQHELFEKRWPELGRTLEDEVIDLDAWFGRSGAKTIVEIGSGTGTSTAAMAPKEADTNIIAVELYKPGLAKLLGQIEREGIDNIRMIRGDGIEVMVRMFAPESLDGIRVFFPDPWPKARHHKRRIIQSGTLNLFASRLKKGGVLHVATDHAGYAEWIDELVDVEPSLDYKGWPWPECPQLVDRQVITKFEGKGLDKEHVITEYLWEKK, encoded by the coding sequence ATGAATAACACAGATAACTCTCAAAATACCCGCGCTGGAGAAATGCCTCCAGGTCGCCCACCACAGACCGACTTCAATGCCGTATTCAACAACGAGCTCGACTACCCACGCCTAGGCAACGTCACCTTCCGCCGCGGCACGCTGACCGAAAATCAGCATGAGCTTTTTGAAAAACGCTGGCCAGAACTAGGCCGCACGCTGGAAGACGAGGTCATTGACCTCGACGCCTGGTTTGGCCGCAGCGGCGCCAAGACCATCGTGGAAATTGGATCCGGCACGGGTACCTCTACCGCCGCCATGGCGCCGAAGGAAGCCGATACCAATATCATCGCCGTCGAACTCTACAAGCCGGGCTTGGCCAAGCTATTGGGCCAGATCGAGCGCGAGGGCATCGACAATATCCGCATGATTCGCGGCGATGGCATCGAGGTCATGGTGCGCATGTTTGCGCCGGAATCCCTTGATGGCATCCGCGTCTTCTTCCCGGATCCCTGGCCAAAGGCCCGCCACCACAAGCGCCGCATCATCCAGTCGGGCACACTCAACCTTTTTGCTTCCCGCCTGAAGAAGGGCGGCGTGCTGCACGTTGCTACCGACCACGCCGGATACGCCGAGTGGATCGATGAGCTTGTGGACGTAGAGCCGAGCCTGGATTACAAGGGCTGGCCGTGGCCAGAGTGCCCGCAGTTGGTGGACCGTCAGGTCATCACCAAGTTTGAGGGCAAGGGCCTAGATAAAGAACACGTCATCACGGAGTATCTCTGGGAGAAGAAATAA
- a CDS encoding NYN domain-containing protein: MSTYLLVWDAPNMDMGLGSLLGGRPTAAHRPRFDAIGRWLVHLAQDVDAEPRADVFTNVTPGGADVIRPWVEAIRNVGFGVFAKPKIHEDDDVDPDMLDHIESLREDLAGVIVASADGQNFQEPLEELIAEGLPVTVLGFHEHAAWAVGHADINFVDLEDIEGVFREPLPRVNLDNLPEGGAWLQPFRPLAALLNNR; encoded by the coding sequence ATGAGCACCTACCTACTTGTCTGGGATGCACCCAATATGGACATGGGCCTGGGCTCCCTGCTCGGCGGCCGCCCCACCGCCGCACACCGCCCGCGCTTCGACGCCATCGGCCGCTGGCTAGTACACCTTGCCCAAGACGTTGATGCGGAGCCGCGCGCCGATGTCTTTACTAATGTCACCCCGGGCGGCGCCGATGTCATCCGCCCATGGGTAGAAGCCATCCGCAACGTAGGCTTCGGCGTTTTTGCCAAGCCCAAGATCCACGAAGACGACGACGTGGATCCGGACATGCTCGACCACATCGAAAGCCTCCGTGAGGATCTAGCCGGCGTGATTGTTGCCTCCGCCGATGGCCAGAATTTCCAGGAACCTTTGGAAGAGCTCATCGCGGAAGGCCTTCCGGTGACGGTCCTCGGTTTCCATGAGCATGCTGCATGGGCCGTAGGCCACGCGGATATCAATTTTGTGGACCTGGAAGATATCGAGGGTGTATTCCGCGAGCCGCTACCGCGCGTGAACCTGGATAACCTGCCCGAGGGTGGTGCATGGCTGCAGCCATTCCGTCCCCTGGCTGCGCTGCTTAATAACCGCTAG